The proteins below are encoded in one region of Telopea speciosissima isolate NSW1024214 ecotype Mountain lineage chromosome 10, Tspe_v1, whole genome shotgun sequence:
- the LOC122642003 gene encoding glycine-rich RNA-binding protein 4, mitochondrial-like, producing the protein MKMVTLVRRFLPQNPTPLRSYCSSPSSPSPATSKLFVGGLSWAADEKSLKDAFSFFGEVTEVRIMYDKDTGRSRGFGFVYFLKDNDAKCAKDAMDGKALLGRPLRISYALEKVRGGPVVVPRMSNVRDATGQNN; encoded by the exons ATGAAAATGGTAACACTTGTCCGAAGGTTTTTGCCCCAAAACCCCACACCACTCCGGTCCTACTGTTCTTCGCCGTCCTCCCCTTCTCCCGCCACTAGCAAGCTATTCGTTGGAG GTCTCTCATGGGCAGCGGACGAGAAATCTTTGAAggacgctttctctttctttggagAGGTAACGGAAG TGAGGATCATGTATGACAAAGACACTGGGAGATCAAGAGGATTTGGTTTTGTGTATTTCTTAAAGGATAATGATGCAAAGTGTGCCAAAGATGCTATGGATGGAAAG GCATTGTTAGGTCGGCCATTGAGGATAAGCTATGCTCTTGAAAAGGTTCGCGGTGGACCTGTTGTAGTCCCTCGCATGTCAAATGTTCGTGATGCCACTGGTCAAAATAATTGA
- the LOC122642001 gene encoding pyrophosphate--fructose 6-phosphate 1-phosphotransferase subunit beta-like: MSSGPGRLASVYSEVQTSRLNHTLPLPSVIKNSFKIVEGPPSSAAGNPDEIAKLFPNLFGQPSSMLVPSDSSDWQSNQTLKIGVVLSGGQAPGGHNVISGIYDYLQDRVKGSTLYGFRGGPAGIMKCKYVELTSEFIYPYRNQGGFDMICSGRDKIETPEQFKQAEETVLKLDLDGLVVIGGDDSNTNACLLAENFRSKNMKTRVLGCPKTIDGDLKCKEVPASFGFDTACKIYAEMIGNVMIDARSTGKYYHFVRLMGRAASHITLECALQTHPNVTIIGEEVAAKKQTLKNVTDYITEVICKRAKLGYNYGVILIPEGLIDFIPEVQQLIAELNEILAHDVVDEDGQWKKKLKDQSHELFEFLPEAIQDQLMLERDPHGNVQVAKIETEKMLIQMVETELEKMKQEGVYKGQFKGQSHFFGYEGRCGLPTNFDSIYCYALGYGAGALLQSGKTGLISSVGNLSAPVEEWTVGGTALTALMDVERRHGKFKPVIKKAMVELEGAPFRKFASMRDEWAIKNRYISPGPIQFIGPASNDINHTLLLELGAQA; encoded by the exons ATGTCTTCCGGTCCCGGCCGTCTTGCCTCAGTGTACAGCGAAGTCCAGACAAGCCGTCTCAACCATACTCTCCCGCTCCCTTCTGTCATCAAGAACTCTTTTAAGATCGTGGAAGGCCCTCCTAGCTCCGCTGCTGGAAACCCAG ATGAGATCGCCAAGTTGTTCCCAAATCTCTTCGGGCAGCCTTCTTCAATGTTGGTGCCTAGTGATTCATCGGATTGGCAATCGAATCAAACTTTGAAAATTGGTGTTGTTCTTTCTGGGGGCCAGGCTCCTGGAGGTCACAATGTCATCTCTGGAATCTACG ATTATTTGCAGGATCGCGTCAAAGGAAGCACATTGTATGGGTTCAGGGGTGGTCCTGCTGGGATCATGAAGTGCAAATATGTTGAACTGACGTCGGAGTTCATCTATCCTTACAGAAATCAG GGTGGTTTTGATATGATCTGTAGTGGAAGGGACAAGATTGAAACTCCTGAGCAG TTTAAGCAAGCTGAAGAAACAGTATTGAAACTTGATCTGGATGGGCTTGTTGTTATTGGTGGGGATGACTCAAATACAAATGCTTGCCTTCTTGCTGAAAACTTTAG GTCTAAAAATATGAAGACTCGGGTGCTCGGATGTCCAAAGACCATTGATGGTGATTTGAAATGCAAGGAGGTCCCAGCTAGTTTTGGATTTGATACTGCATGCAAG ATATATGCAGAAATGATAGGAAATGTGATGATCGATGCCCGTTCAACAGGAAAATACTACCACT TTGTGAGACTTATGGGCCGTGCAGCTTCTCACATTACATTGGAGTGTGCTCTGCAGACACACCCTAATGTTACTATCATTGGAGAAGAG GTTGCTGCCAAAAAACAGACACTAAAAAATGTTACAGACTACATTACAGAAGTGATCTGCAAACGTGCAAAACTTGGCTATAACTATGGCGTTATACTTATTCCAGAAGGCTTAATTGATTTCATTCCTGAG GTACAACAACTTATTGCAGAGCTGAATGAAATCCTAGCTCAtgatgttgttgatgaagatggtCAATGGAAAAAGAAACTTAAGGATCAATCTCACGAGCTCTTTGAATTTTTACCAGAAGCAATTCAGGACCAGTTGATGTTGGAAAGAGATCCACATGGAAATGTTCAG GTTGCAAAAATAGAGACAGAAAAAATGCTTATTCAAATGGTTGAAACCGAGTTGGAGAAAATGAAGCAAGAGGGAGTATACAAGGGCCAGTTCAAGGGGCAGTctcacttttttgg TTATGAGGGCAGATGTGGTTTGCCAACGAACTTTGATTCTATCTACTGCTATGCACTGGGTTATGGTGCTGGAGCCCTCCTTCAATCTGGAAAGACAGGACTCATCTCCTCG GTGGGGAATTTGAGTGCTCCTGTTGAAGAATGGACTGTTGGAGGGACTGCATTGACAGCATTAATGGATGTAGAGAGGAGACATG GCAAGTTCAAGCCTGTGATCAAGAAGGCTATGGTGGAGCTTGAAG GAGCACCCTTCAGAAAGTTTGCATCCATGCGGGATGAGTGGGCCATCAAGAATCGGTATATCAGTCCAG GCCCCATCCAGTTTATTGGCCCTGCATCTAATGACATCAATCACACTCTGCTGTTGGAGCTCGGAGCCCAAGCATAG